The Klebsiella africana sequence TTCGGAGCACACTATGTTAGAAGATCTTAAACGCCAGGTCCTCGAAGCTAACCTGGCCCTGCCAAAGCATAATCTGGTGACCTTAACCTGGGGTAACGTCAGCGCCGTCGACCGTGACCAGGGCGTACTGGTTATCAAACCCTCTGGCGTGGATTACAGCGTGATGACCGCCGACGATATGGTGGTGGTCAGTCTGGAGACCGGCGAGGTGGTGGAAGGCAATAAAAAGCCCTCATCGGATACCCCGACCCATCGTCTGCTGTATCAGGCCTTCCCGACGCTGGGCGGCATTGTGCATACCCACTCGCGCCACGCCACCATCTGGGCGCAGGCCGGACAATCCATTCCAGCGACCGGCACCACCCACGCTGACTATTTTTATGGCCCGGTCCCCTGCACCCGGTTGATGACCGATGCGGAGATCAACGGCGAATATGAGTGGGAAACCGGCAACGTGATTGTCGAAACCTTCCGCCAGCAGAGCATCGACCCGGCGCAGATGCCCGGCGTGCTGGTGCATTCCCACGGCCCGTTCGCCTGGGGCAAGAACGCCGAAGATGCGGTGCATAATGCCATCGTGCTGGAGGAGATCGCCTATATGGGGATATTCTGCCGCCAGCTGGCGCCGCAGCTGCCGGCTATGCAGCAGACGCTGCTCGATAAGCACTATCTGCGTAAGCACGGAGCCAAAGCCTACTACGGCCAGTAATCACCCTGCTCGCGCTGCGCTTAGCAGGCCTACGGCTCTGCACCGTCTGGTAGCCCGGATAAGGCGCAAGCCGCAATCCGGGACAACCTTAGCGCCTAACACCTGTATAAAACCCCAGCACCCATCATGAAACCAGGCTATAATCAGGCCTGGTTTTTTATCATTGAGAGCACCCGTGACCCAGCCACGAGCAGGTTTTTTACTCACCCGTCACTGGCGGGACACTCCGCAGGGCACCGAACTGTCCTTCTGGCTGGCCACCGACGATGGCCCGCTGCAAGTCACGCTGCCGCCGCAGGAGTCCGTCGCCTTTATCCCTGAAGCGCAGCAGGCGCAAGCTGAGCGACTGCTGCAGGGTGAAAAAGGGCTCCGCTTCGCCCCGCTGGCCCTGAAAGATTTCCACCGTCAGCCCGTTGTCGGTCTCTACTGCCGCGCCCATCGCCAGCTGATGCGGCTGGAGAAGATGCTCCGCGACAGCGGCGTCACCGTTTACGAA is a genomic window containing:
- the araD gene encoding L-ribulose-5-phosphate 4-epimerase, whose product is MLEDLKRQVLEANLALPKHNLVTLTWGNVSAVDRDQGVLVIKPSGVDYSVMTADDMVVVSLETGEVVEGNKKPSSDTPTHRLLYQAFPTLGGIVHTHSRHATIWAQAGQSIPATGTTHADYFYGPVPCTRLMTDAEINGEYEWETGNVIVETFRQQSIDPAQMPGVLVHSHGPFAWGKNAEDAVHNAIVLEEIAYMGIFCRQLAPQLPAMQQTLLDKHYLRKHGAKAYYGQ